The proteins below come from a single Juglans regia cultivar Chandler chromosome 12, Walnut 2.0, whole genome shotgun sequence genomic window:
- the LOC108988559 gene encoding nuclear envelope integral membrane protein 1 isoform X2, translating to MAFPKPLRIFARILFLLFLAISDRASATESSLVVGQSTRLQLSSGLPMKNSPGLKPDTSAIVERVHIHGLSRLKNLRKFAHLVKVNVSQKDPSIRLENVEVCFHRNMSIGIGMCPQSQWEKVTKGSWVRSMSPFDNRLLDIRTTGSSIEKFEVSIEEELFSYRITCLILGIVLMSLSSSLSNSLIFYYGSAISIGVILVILIILFQGMKLLPTGRKSSLAIFIYSSAVGLGSFLLRYLPGLCRSILMEIGINEDMYYPLTIFLLAFVVLTGAWMGFWVVRKLVLTEDGSIDISTSHFVAWSIRILAAIMILQSSVDPLLAAEALIAGIMVSSLSRRICRLRFLRRLYKNMVKSPRTKRKRTRVPDYSPFGDSDNEDLYNVRGDDGSKLFRPQTKNFTLAPCNSADRGFSRTLPRQLSDSELLYPSTFHTTPGRKKFSKAEWEMFTRDSTENALEELVSSPDFSKWLVDNAERITVNPNKGRAVQHRKWLIWF from the exons ATGGCTTTTCCTAAACCCCTTCGGATCTTCGCCCGTATCCTGTTTCTGCTCTTTCTCGCCATTTCGGATCGGGCCTCAGCCACTGAAAGTTCTTTGG TTGTTGGTCAATCAACTAGGCTGCAGCTATCTAGTGGTCTGCCAATGAAAAACTCTCCAGGTTTGAAGCCTGATACTTCAGCGATCGTTGAAAGAGTTCATATCCATGGATTGTCAAGgcttaaaaatttgagaaaatttgcCCACTTGGTGAAGGTGAATGTATCGCAAAAAGATCCAAGCATTCGTCTAGAGAATGTTGAGGTTTGTTTCCATAG GAATATGTCTATAGGGATAGGGATGTGCCCTCAAAGTCAGTGGGAGAAAGTTACTAAGGGTTCTTGGGTTCGTTCCATGTCACCTTTTGACAACAGGCTCTTAGACATACGGACTACTGGTTCATCCATAGAAAAATTTGAGGTGTCCATTGAAGAAG AACTCTTTTCATATCGCATAACATGTTTAATCCTGGGCATAGTTCTGATGAGCCTGTCATCCTCTCTGAGCAAttcattgatattttattatggaAGTGCAATCTCGATCGGGGTCATCCTTGTAATATTGATAATCCTTTTTCAG GGGATGAAGCTTCTACCGACTGGTCGAAAGAGCTCACTTGCAATTTTTATATACTCATCTGCT GTTGGTTTGGGATCTTTCCTCCTCCGATACTTACCTGGATTGTGCCGTTCAATACTTATGGAGATAGGAATCAATGAAGACATGTACTATCCT TTGACAATATTTCTGCTGGCTTTTGTTGTTCTGACTGGAGCGTGGATGGGCTTCTGGGTAGTCCGCAAGCTTGTCCTGACGGAAGATGGATCGATTGATATAAGCACGTCTCACTTTGTTGCATGGTCCATCCGTATTTTGGCTGCCATTATGATTCTTCAG AGTTCTGTAGATCCTCTTCTGGCAGCTGAAGCTTTAATAGCTGGAATAATGGTCTCATCATTATCAAGGAGAATCTGTAGATTGAGATTCCTTCGTCGCCTGTACAA GAATATGGTGAAATCTCCTAGAACGAAGCGGAAAAGAACTCGAGTTCCTGATTATTCACCCTTTGGAGACTCAGATAATGAAGATTTGTACAATGTTCGGGGTGATGATGGCTCCAAGTTGTTTAGGCCCCAAACCAAAAATTTCACCCTGGCTCCATGCAATTCTGCCGATCGAG GTTTTTCCAGAACATTGCCTCGTCAGCTATCAGATTCAGAGTTGTTATACCCTTCTACATTTCATACAACACCTGGAAGGAAAAAATTCTCAAAGGCTGAGTGGGAAATGTTCACTAGAGACTCTACGGAGAATGCCTTGGAAGAACTTGTGTCATCACCTGATTTCAGCAAATGGCTTGTTGATAATGCAGAAAGAATCACCGTAAACCCCAACAAAGGTAGGGCTGTGCAGCATCGGAAATGGCTCATTTGGTTTTAA
- the LOC108988560 gene encoding telomere repeat-binding factor 2-like, translating into MGAPKQKWTAEEEAALKAGVIKHGAGKWRTILTDPEFSGILHLRSNVDLKDKWRNINVTAIWGSRQKAKLALKRDLPIPKLDDNPKSLSTIPQNDVETVDAKPLAISRGTLQAVDSKEPFARLDKLILEAITNLKEPRGSDRAAIALYIEERYWAPSNLRKLLSTKLKHMTANGRLIKIKHKYKMAPSLTSEKRRSSSFLLLEERQKDSLEAEKREINILTKAQVDAELSEMKGMTAQEAAAAAAQAVAEAEAAIAEAEKAAREADAAEAEAEAAQVFAKAAMKALKCGTLRA; encoded by the exons ATGGGTGCTCCTAAGCAAAAGTGGAcagcagaagaagaagcagctCTTAAAGCAGGAGTCATTAAACACGGGGCAGGCAAATGGCGGACGATACTAACGGACCCAGAGTTCAGTGGCATCTTACATTTACGTTCAAATGTGGATCTCAAG GATAAATGGAGAAATATAAATGTGACGGCGATATGGGGCTCCAGGCAGAAGGCCAAACTTGCACTTAAAAGGGATCTACCAATCCCCAAGCTTGATGATAACCCTAAGTCTCTGAGCACTATACCTCAGAATGATGTTGAAACTGTTGATGCTAAGCCTCTTGCAATTTCTAGAGGAACATTGCAGGCTGTTGATTCGAAGGAACCATTTGCAAG GTTGGATAAGCTTATATTAGAGGCTATTACCAATTTGAAGGAGCCAAGGGGTTCTGACAGGGCTGCAATTGCTTTGTACATAGAG GAACGATACTGGGCACCGTCAAATCTAAGAAAACTATTGTCCACGAAGTTGAAGCATATGACAGCTAATGGAAGATTGATTAAG ATAAAACACAAGTACAAAATGGCACCAAGTTTGACatctgaaaaaagaagaagctctTCCTTTTTACTCCTGGAGGAAAGGCAGAAGGATTCTTTAGAGGCAGAAAAGAGAGAAATCAACATTCTTACAAAAGCTCAAGTCGATGCAGAGCTGTCAGAAATGAAGGGTATGACTGCACAAGAGGCTGCTGCAGCTGCTGCACAAGCTGTTGCAGAAGCAGAAGCTGCTATTGCTGAGGCTGAAAAGGCTGCAAGGGAGGCAGACGCAGCGGAAGCTGAAGCAGAAGCAGCACAAGTTTTTGCCAAAGCAGCAATGAAGGCATTGAAATGTGGAACACTTCGTGCTTG
- the LOC108988561 gene encoding ruvB-like 2 has protein sequence MAELKLSESRDLTRIERIGAHSHIRGLGLDSALEPRQVSEGMVGQAAARKAAGVILQMIKEGKIAGRAVLLAGQPGTGKTAIAMGMAKSLGLETPFAMLAGSELFSLEMSKTEALMQAFRKAIGVRIKEETEVIEGEVVEIQIDRPAVSGAASKTGKLTLKTTEMETVYDLGAKMIEALGKEKVQSGDVVAIDKASGKITKLGRSFSRSRDYDAMGPQTKFVQCPDGELQKRKEVVHCVTLHEIDVINSRTQGFLALFTGDTGEIRAEVREQIDTKVAEWREEGKAEMIPGVLFIDEVHMLDIECFSFLNRALENEMAPILVVATNRGITTIRGTNYKSPHGIPIDLLDRLLIITTQPYTEDEIRKILDIRCQEEDVEMSEEAKCLLTKIGVETSLRYAIHLITAAALACLKRKGKTVEMEDINRVYHLFLDVKRSTQYLIEFQNQYINETGDGDEDDANTMVS, from the exons ATGGCGGAGCTGAAACTCTCAGAGAGCCGAGACCTAACCCGTATAGAGCGCATTGGCGCACACTCCCACATTCGTGGGCTGGGTCTCGACTCTGCCCTTGAACCTCGCCAAGTCTCCGAGGGCATGGTGGGTCAGGCTGCCGCCCGCAAGGCTGCCGGAGTCATCCTCCAGATGATCAAAGAGGGCAAGATTGCCGGCCGTGCCGTTCTTTTAGCGGGCCAGCCCGGCACCGGCAAGACCGCCATCGCCATGGGCATGGCCAAGTCACTGGGCCTTGAGACCCCCTTCGCCATGCTTGCTGGAAGCGAGCTCTTCTCCCTCGAGATGTCCAAGACCGAGGCCCTGATGCAGGCCTTCCGCAAGGCTATCGGCGTGCGCATTAAGGAAGAGACCGAGGTCATCGAAGGCGAGGTCGTCGAGATCCAAATCGACCGCCCGGCCGTCTCCGGGGCAGCCTCCAAGACCGGTAAGCTCACCCTGAAGACCACTGAGATGGAAACCGTGTACGATCTGGGCGCCAAGATGATCGAGGCGCTGGGGAAGGAGAAGGTACAGAGTGGAGACGTCGTCGCCATCGACAAGGCCTCCGGGAAGATCACGAAGCTCGGGAGGTCCTTCTCTCGATCCAGGGACTACGATGCCATGGGACCCCAGACCAAGTTCGTGCAGTGTCCCGATGGGGAGCTCCAGAAGCGTAAGGAAGTCGTGCATTGCGTAACGCTTCACGAGATCGATGTCATCAATAGCAG GACACAGGGATTTCTGGCTCTCTTCACCGGTGATACTGGTGAAATCCGTGCAGAAGTGAGGGAACAAATTGACACAAAGGTGGCTGAGTGGAGAGAGGAAGGGAAGGCAGAGATGATACCTGGTGTTCTCTTCATTGATGAGGTGCACATGCTTGACATTGAatgcttttcttttctgaatcgtgctttggagaatgagatggcTCCCATATTAGTTGTCGCTACAAACAGAGGGATCACCACAATCCGAGGCACAAATTACAAATCCCCACATGGGATTCCAATAGATCTCCTCGATCGCCTACTTATTATCACAACCCAGCCTTACACAGAGGATGAAATCCGCAAGATTTTAGACATCAGGTGCCAAGAGGAAGATGTGGAAATGTCTGAAGAGGCAAAATGTTTGTTGACGAAAATTGGGGTAGAAACATCATTGAGATACGCCATTCATCTCATTACAGCTGCTGCATTGGCTTGCCTGAAGCGGAAGGGAAAGACTGTGGAGATGGAAGACATTAACCGGGTTTATCATCTGTTTTTGGATGTGAAGAGATCAACACAGTACTTGATAGAGTTTCAGAACCAATACATCAATGAAACTGGAGATGGTGACGAAGATGATGCCAATACAATGGTTTCCTGA
- the LOC108988559 gene encoding nuclear envelope integral membrane protein 1 isoform X1, producing MAFPKPLRIFARILFLLFLAISDRASATESSLVVGQSTRLQLSSGLPMKNSPGLKPDTSAIVERVHIHGLSRLKNLRKFAHLVKVNVSQKDPSIRLENVEVCFHRNMSIGIGMCPQSQWEKVTKGSWVRSMSPFDNRLLDIRTTGSSIEKFEVSIEEELFSYRITCLILGIVLMSLSSSLSNSLIFYYGSAISIGVILVILIILFQGMKLLPTGRKSSLAIFIYSSAVGLGSFLLRYLPGLCRSILMEIGINEDMYYPLTIFLLAFVVLTGAWMGFWVVRKLVLTEDGSIDISTSHFVAWSIRILAAIMILQSSVDPLLAAEALIAGIMVSSLSRRICRLRFLRRLYKYDFTIPELNDYLPSSGFQDLLPFHPLRNMVKSPRTKRKRTRVPDYSPFGDSDNEDLYNVRGDDGSKLFRPQTKNFTLAPCNSADRGFSRTLPRQLSDSELLYPSTFHTTPGRKKFSKAEWEMFTRDSTENALEELVSSPDFSKWLVDNAERITVNPNKGRAVQHRKWLIWF from the exons ATGGCTTTTCCTAAACCCCTTCGGATCTTCGCCCGTATCCTGTTTCTGCTCTTTCTCGCCATTTCGGATCGGGCCTCAGCCACTGAAAGTTCTTTGG TTGTTGGTCAATCAACTAGGCTGCAGCTATCTAGTGGTCTGCCAATGAAAAACTCTCCAGGTTTGAAGCCTGATACTTCAGCGATCGTTGAAAGAGTTCATATCCATGGATTGTCAAGgcttaaaaatttgagaaaatttgcCCACTTGGTGAAGGTGAATGTATCGCAAAAAGATCCAAGCATTCGTCTAGAGAATGTTGAGGTTTGTTTCCATAG GAATATGTCTATAGGGATAGGGATGTGCCCTCAAAGTCAGTGGGAGAAAGTTACTAAGGGTTCTTGGGTTCGTTCCATGTCACCTTTTGACAACAGGCTCTTAGACATACGGACTACTGGTTCATCCATAGAAAAATTTGAGGTGTCCATTGAAGAAG AACTCTTTTCATATCGCATAACATGTTTAATCCTGGGCATAGTTCTGATGAGCCTGTCATCCTCTCTGAGCAAttcattgatattttattatggaAGTGCAATCTCGATCGGGGTCATCCTTGTAATATTGATAATCCTTTTTCAG GGGATGAAGCTTCTACCGACTGGTCGAAAGAGCTCACTTGCAATTTTTATATACTCATCTGCT GTTGGTTTGGGATCTTTCCTCCTCCGATACTTACCTGGATTGTGCCGTTCAATACTTATGGAGATAGGAATCAATGAAGACATGTACTATCCT TTGACAATATTTCTGCTGGCTTTTGTTGTTCTGACTGGAGCGTGGATGGGCTTCTGGGTAGTCCGCAAGCTTGTCCTGACGGAAGATGGATCGATTGATATAAGCACGTCTCACTTTGTTGCATGGTCCATCCGTATTTTGGCTGCCATTATGATTCTTCAG AGTTCTGTAGATCCTCTTCTGGCAGCTGAAGCTTTAATAGCTGGAATAATGGTCTCATCATTATCAAGGAGAATCTGTAGATTGAGATTCCTTCGTCGCCTGTACAAGTATGATTTTACAATTCCGGAGCTTAACGATTACCTTCCATCATCAGGATTTCAAGATCTGCTTCCATTTCATCCATTAAG GAATATGGTGAAATCTCCTAGAACGAAGCGGAAAAGAACTCGAGTTCCTGATTATTCACCCTTTGGAGACTCAGATAATGAAGATTTGTACAATGTTCGGGGTGATGATGGCTCCAAGTTGTTTAGGCCCCAAACCAAAAATTTCACCCTGGCTCCATGCAATTCTGCCGATCGAG GTTTTTCCAGAACATTGCCTCGTCAGCTATCAGATTCAGAGTTGTTATACCCTTCTACATTTCATACAACACCTGGAAGGAAAAAATTCTCAAAGGCTGAGTGGGAAATGTTCACTAGAGACTCTACGGAGAATGCCTTGGAAGAACTTGTGTCATCACCTGATTTCAGCAAATGGCTTGTTGATAATGCAGAAAGAATCACCGTAAACCCCAACAAAGGTAGGGCTGTGCAGCATCGGAAATGGCTCATTTGGTTTTAA